One genomic region from Salvia hispanica cultivar TCC Black 2014 chromosome 2, UniMelb_Shisp_WGS_1.0, whole genome shotgun sequence encodes:
- the LOC125206304 gene encoding shikimate O-hydroxycinnamoyltransferase-like, whose protein sequence is MGFRYMLIRNSLDMDCNSAGAGFVVAFSDFSLHQIGNLVHPNLGFRHLVVQTLDNVNSDNRPFFILQVKSFKCGGLAIGLCMNHILLDGMSAKGFNQNLASQALDDEPLAVVPCFDRHLMTARSPPRPAFDHPEFFKPDLGPLSSPPVFDCKREELEYRVFQLSPSHIKLLKEMAESETRISSLSVVVALVWKCKERVSTLLNGRQR, encoded by the exons ATGGGGTTCCGATATATGCTGATTAGGAATAGCCTCGACATGGACTGCAACTCAGCCGGAGCTGGCTTCGTTGTGGCTTTCTCCGATTTCTCGCTCCACCAGATAGGCAACTTGGTCCATCCCAACCTCGGATTCCGCCACCTTGTTGTCCAAACCCTGGACAACGTCAATTCCGATAATCGGCCGTTCTTTATTCTTCAG GTGAAATCTTTTAAATGCGGTGGTTTGGCGATCGGACTGTGTATGAATCACATCTTATTGGACGGGATGAGCGCCAAGGGTTTCAACCAAAACCTAGCTTCTCAGGCTTTAGACGACGAGCCACTGGCGGTGGTCCCATGTTTCGACCGCCACCTCATGACCGCCAGGTCTCCACCAAGACCAGCGTTTGACCATCCCGAGTTCTTCAAGCCCGACCTCGGCCCCCTCTCGAGCCCCCCGGTTTTCGACTGCAAGAGAGAGGAACTGGAGTACAGAGTATTCCAGTTAAGCCCTAGCCACATCAAGTTGTTAAAGGAAATGGCCGAATCAGAAACCAGAATCAGCAGCTTGAGCGTGGTGGTGGCGCTTGTGTGGAAGTGCAAGGAGAGGGTGTCCACTCTGCTGAACGGACGACAACGCTAG